In one window of Lynx canadensis isolate LIC74 chromosome B3, mLynCan4.pri.v2, whole genome shotgun sequence DNA:
- the NOP10 gene encoding H/ACA ribonucleoprotein complex subunit 3, translating to MFLQYYLNDQGDRVYTLKKLDPMGQQTCSAHPARFSPDDKYSRHRITIKKRFKVLMTQQPRPVL from the exons ATGTTTCTCCAGTATTACCTCAACGATCAGGGAGACCGGGTCTATACGCTGaag AAGCTTGACCCTATGGGACAACAGACCTGCTCGGCTCATCCTGCTCGGTTCTCCCCAGATGACAAATACTCTCGACACCGAATCACCATCAAGAAACGCTTCAAGGTGCTCATGACCCAGCAACCGCGCCCTGTCCTCTGA
- the NUTM1 gene encoding NUT family member 1 yields the protein MASDGASPLPGPDITLKPGATLSPFTALPFPPPASGPPDQPPWEPPPQPPMPSAFSPDNPLLLSALPSPLLVTGDGGPGPTGAGVIVKVKTEVGLAEPSQTQNFILTQPALNWMASGSPCGAPEGPPPRFMTATNMKTLLPTKAVGVSQEGLPGLPARAPPPAAQLAPIVSPEKAWPGPHGATGEGGPLSTQSKPSLGDLSCTSKGVYENFRRWQRYKVLARRHLSQSPDAEALSCFLIPVLRSLARLKPTMTLEEGLPRAVQEWEHTSNFDRMIFYEMAEKFREFEAEEEMQIQNTQLMNGSQGLPPAASLKLDPPGLLAPEASQQPAYIPKKVASKARAPRRRQRKTQRPPLPEVPKEIPPEAVKEYDDIMEGLVGSHLASGGSDGKQEEEEEQQQEEEGMYPDPGLLGYIEELCSQEVFVSKVEAVIHPQFLADLLSPEQQRDPLALIEELEQEEGLSLAQLVQKRLLALEEEAAEASPSCSGAQSDSSPSVSDEDEDGGGRLRPSAGPRVAGDSTVSLGKAVFPGKRAPDGRRGMRRDGTALPSPSSWDLQPELTAAQGFRGSLNMERRGSGKVTDQICPHQDDHLGGARSPGHSLVADSTSETPPLCWQEGPLLEMVPSLDVGFAGLALLQGQGLEKRVVGLQTGQQLGGLGVLPQGEELLAESQEMTEWGDDKGPPVVQSYDQSPSPKEAGDGDGDRASLSPGLWLSSELDAVGLELPLEIEEVIENFHVNSTSRECVTEHQGDCQALGSRGNISLGPGETTAPGEGGSTAVPHGGTDGTAAVHKRNYSSLPRPLRANSPSLGSKGNREQSPEATGDPSELWAKGCPPMLESSISTPTLGAPKETLQPACQGNIFMLGTQGISSFPEVSLEGGSSGNSLSPLLETIEQVDILDIGDACGLHLGVNQDTCLPNVDSYDPQGEHREDTDVSKPQDLAPLPGNQDSYVHGTPKSMSPHQGIESMFSRWGARDALVLRDASPVSETCSSTDGAKGKEEEEQKEGGEDEELASFAYLLASKLSLSPRGPPFSPHSASGPLPSTGGQRVQRASSSLSAEVRGLGQPPYPVTKSGKRTLSGSSAPADKRPYKTPTDLGVSGEKPLALEVVRASQPRKRRRDTFVTGRRKKRRRSH from the exons ATGGCTTCAGATGGAG CATCTCCATTGCCAGGACCGGATATAACCTTGAAACCTGGTGCCACCCTGTCTCCTTTCACTGcacttccctttcccccacctgCTTCTGGCCCACCAGACCAGCCACCCTGGGAGCCGCCTCCACAGCCTCCCATGCCTTCAGCATTCTCTCCAGACAACCCTCTgctgctctctgctctccccagcccGTTGTTGGTGACAGGGGACGGGGGCCCTGGCCCCACTGGGGCTGGAGTCATTGTCAAAGTCAAGACAGAAGTGGGGCTGGCTGAGCCCTCTCAGACTCAGAACTTTATCCTTACTCAGCCAGCCCTCAACTGGATGGCCTCAGGCAGTCCCTGTGGGGCCCCTGAGGGTCCTCCCCCGCGATTCATGACAGCCACTAACATGAAGACTCTTCTGCCCACTAAGGCCGTTGGGGTCAGCCAGGAGGGTCTCCCGGGCCTTCCTGCTCGGGCTCCACCACCAGCTGCCCAACTGGCCCCCATTGTGTCCCCGGAAAAGGCTTGGCCAGGGCCACACGGGGCAACTGGAGAAGGAGGTCCTTTGTCCACCCAATCCAAGCCTTCATTGGGTGACCTCTCCTGTACCTCCAAGGGTGTGTATGAGAACTTCCGACGCTGGCAGCGCTACAAAGTCTTGGCTCGGAGGCACTTATCTCAAAGTCCTGATGCAGAagccctttcctgctttcttat CCCTGTGCTTCGCTCTCTGGCTCGGCTGAAGCCCACGATGACCCTGGAGGAGGGACTGCCAAGGGCTGTGCAGGAGTGGGAGCATACCAGCAACTTTGACCGGATGATCTTCTATGAGATGGCAGAAAA GTTCAGGGAGTTTGAGGCCGAGGAGGAGATGCAGATTCAGAACACACAGCTGATGAACGGGTCCCAGGGCCTGCCTCCGGCAGCCTCTCTGAAACTTGATCCTCCAGGGCTCTTGGCCCCTGAGGCTAGCCAGCAGCCAG CGTACATTCCCAAAAAGGTGGCTTCCAAGGCCCGGGCCCCCCGCCGGCGGCAGCGCAAAACCCAGAGGCCTCCGCTTCCTGAGGTACCCAAGGAAATCCCACCAGAAGCTGTGAAAGAGTATGATGACATCATGGAAGGGCTCGTGGGGAGTCACTTGGCCAGTGGGGGGTCAGATGGaaaacaagaagaggaagaagagcagcagcaggaggaggaagggatgtATCCAGATCCAGGCCTCCTAGGCTACATTGAGGAGCTTTGTTCTCAGGAGGTCTTTGTCTCCAAG GTGGAGGCCGTCATTCATCCTCAATTTCTGGCAGATCTGCTGTCCCCAGAGCAGCAGAGGGATCCATTGGCCTTAATTGAGGAACTAGAGCAAGAAGAGGGGCTCAGTCTTGCCCAG CTGGTCCAGAAGCGACTCCTGGCCTTGGAAGAGGAGGCTGCAGAGGCATCTCCGAGTTGTAGCGGAGCTCAGTCGGACTCCAGTCCTTCCGTTTCTGATGAGGACGAAGATGGAGGTGGGCGGCTTCGGCCCTCAGCTGGGCCTCGGGTGGCGGGGGACAGCACCGTTAGCCTTGGAAAGGCTGTTTTCCCAGGAAAACGGGCGCCGGATGGCCGGAGGGGGATGCGCAGAGATGGGACTGCTCTGCCATCTCCCAGCAGCTGGGACCTGCAGCCAGAACTTACAGCTGCACAGGGATTTCGAGGGTCCCTAAATATGGAGAGAAGAGGGTCTGGGAAGGTGACAGATCAAATATGCCCACATCAGGATGACCATCTGGGAGGTGCTAGGTCTCCTGGGCACTCCCTGGTGGCGGACAGCACTTCAGAGACTCCGCCCCTTTGTTGGCAGGAAGGCCCCCTGCTGGAGATGGTTCCCAGTTTGGATGTCGGATTTGCAGGGCTGGCCCTTCTGCAAGGACAGGGGTTAGAAAAGCGGGTTGTGGGGTTGCAGACGGGACAGCAGCTAGGGGGGCTCGGAGTGCTCCCTCAAGGGGAGGAGCTGTTAGCAGAGTCCCAGGAGATGACAGAGTGGGGAGACGACAAAGGTCCTCCTGTAGTTCAGAGTTATGATCAGAGCCCTTCCCCTAAAGAagctggggatggggatggggacagagcCTCTCTCAGTCCAGGACTTTGGCTGAGCAGTGAGCTGGATGCTGTGGGCTTGGAGCTGCCCTTAGAGATTGAGGAGGTTATAGAGAACTTCCATGTGAACTCCACTTCCAGGGAATGTGTCACTGAGCATCAGGGTgactgccaggcactgggctccaGAGGCAACATTTCTCTGGGTCCTGGAGAAACCACAGcacctggggaaggggggagcaCTGCAGTTCCCCATGGAGGCACAGACGGCACAGCAGCTGTGCACAAGAGAAACTACAGCAGCCTGCCCAGACCTCTGAGGGCCAACAGCCCGTCCTTGGGGtctaaaggaaatagagaacagaGCCCTGAGGCTACAGGGGATCCCAGTGAGTTGTGGGCTAAAGGCTGCCCCCCAATGCTGGAGAGTAGTATCAGCACCCCCACACTGGGGGCTCCCAAAGAAACCCTTCAGCCTGCATGTCAAGGCAATATCTTTATGCTGGGGACCCAGGGGATCTCCTCCTTCCCTGAGGTCAGCCTAGAGGGGGGGAGCAGTGGcaattccctctctcctctgttggAAACCATAGAACAGGTCGACATACTAGATATTGGAGATGCCTGTGGCCTCCATCTAGGGGTCAATCAGGATACCTGCCTGCCAAATGTTGATTCTTATGACCCCCAAGGAGAGCACAGGGAGGATACTGATGTATCCAAGCCCCAAGACCTTGCTCCCTTACCAGGGAATCAAGACTCTTATGTACATGGGACCCCCAAATCAATGTCTCCTCACCAGGGCATTGAAAGCATGTTCTCTAGATGGGGAGCCAGGGATGCCTTAGTTCTGAGAGATGCTTCTCCTGTCAGTGAAACATGCAGCTCAACAGATGGGgccaaaggaaaggaggaggaagagcagaaggAGGGGGGGGAAGATGAGGAACTTGCCAGCTTTGCCTACCTCTTGGCTTCTAAACTTAGCCTGTCTCCCAGGGGGCCTCCCTTCAGTCCTCACTCTGCCTCAGGCCCACTGCCCTCCACGGGAGGACAGAGGGTCCAGAGAGCATCCAGCTCCCTTTCCGCTGAGGTGAGGGGCCTTGGCCAGCCTCCATATCCTGTGACCAAGTCTGGGAAGAGAACACTCAGTGGAAGTTCAGCTCCTGCTGACAAGAGGCCCTACAAGACACCTACTGATCTTGGTGTCTCTGGGGAGAAACCCCTGGCTCTGGAGGTGGTTCGGGCCTCACAGCCCCGTAAAAGGCGGCGTGATACTTTTGTTACTGGCAGAAGGAAGAAACGACGGCGCAGCCACTAG
- the LPCAT4 gene encoding lysophospholipid acyltransferase LPCAT4, with translation MSQGSPGDWAPLDPTPGPPTPPNPFVHELHLSRLQRVKFCLLGALLAPIRVLLAFIVLFLLWPFAWLQVAGLTEEQLQEPITGWRKTVCHNGVLGLSRLLFFLLGFLRIRVRGQRASRLQAPVLVAAPHSTFFDPIVLLPCDLPKVVSRAENLSVPVIGALLRFNQAILVSRHDPASRRRVVEEVRRRATSGGKWPQVLFFPEGTCSNKKALLKFKPGAFIAGVPVQPVLIRYPNSLDTTSWAWRGPGVLKVLWLTASQPCSIVDVEFLPVYHPSPEESRNPTLYANNVQRVMAQALGIPATECEFVGSLPVIVVGRLKVALEPQLWELGKVLRKAGLSPGHVDTGAEPGRSRMISQEEFARQLQLSDPQTVAGAFSYFQQDAKGLVDFRDVALALAALDGGRSLEELTRLAFELFAEEQVEAPDRLLYKDGFSTILHLLLGSPRPAAATLHAELCQGGPHQGLSLCQFQDFSLHDPLHGKLFSTYLRPSQKPHASSPGTPTALANGTVQAPKQKGD, from the exons ATGAGCCAGGGAAGTCCGGGGGACTGGGCCCCCCTCGACCCTACCCCGGGACCCCCGACGCCCCCCAACCCCTTCGTGCATGAGTTACATCTCTCCCGCCTCCAGAGGGTTAAG TTCTGCCTCCTGGGGGCACTGCTGGCCCCCATCCGAGTGCTTCTAGCCTTTATcgtcctctttctcctctggccCTTTGCCTGGCTTCAAGTAGCTGGTCTCACCGAGGAGCAGCTTCAGGAACCAATTACAGGATGGCGGAA GACCGTGTGCCACAATGGGGTGCTGGGTCTCAGCCGCCTGCTCTTTTTCCTGCTGGGCTTCCTTCGAATTCGAGTTCGGGGCCAGCGGGCCTCTCGCCTTCAAGCCCCCGTCCTTGTTGCCGCTCCCCACTCTACTTTCTTCGACCCCATTGTCCTGCTGCCCTGTGACCTGCCCAAGGTTGTGTCCCGTGCTGAGAACCTTTCTGTGCCTGTCATTGGAG CCCTTCTTCGCTTCAACCAAGCCATCCTAGTATCCCGGCACGACCCGGCTTCTCGGCGCAGAGTAGTGGAGGAGGTCCGAAGGCGGGCTACCTCAGGAGGCAAGTGGCCCCAG gtacTATTCTTTCCTGAGGGCACCTGTTCCAACAAGAAGGCTTTGCTTAAATTCAAACCAG GAGCCTTCATCGCAGGGGTTCCTGTGCAACCTGTCCTCATCCGATACCCCAACAGTCTG GACACCACCAGCTGGGCATGGAGGGGCCCTGGAGT ACTTAAAGTCCTCTGGCTCACAGCCTCTCAGCCCTGCAGCATCGTGGACGTGGAG TTCCTCCCTGTGTACCACCCCAGCCCAGAGGAGAGCAGGAACCCCACCCTCTATGCCAACAATGTCCAGAGGGTTATGGCACA GGCCCTGGGCATTCCAGCCACCGAGTGTGAGTTTGTAGGGAGCTTGCCTGTGATCGTGGTGGGCCGGCTGAAGGTAGCACTGGAGCCACAGCTCTGGGAACTGGGAAAAGTGCTTCGGAAGGCTGG GCTGTCCCCTGGCCATGTGGACACTGGGGCAGAGCCAGGCCGGAGTCGAATGATCAGCCAGGAGGAGTTTGCCAGGCAGCTACAGCTCTCTGACCCCCAGACGGTGGCTGGAGCCTTTAGCTACTTTCAGCAG GATGCCAAGGGTTTGGTGGACTTTAGAGATGTGGCCTTGGCACTGGCAGCTCTGGATGGGGGCAGGAGCCTGGAGGAGCTGACTCGCCTGGCCTTTGAG CTCTTTGCCGAGGAGCAAGTAGAAGCACCCGACCGCCTGCTGTACAAAGACGGCTTCAGCACCATCCTGCACCTGCTGCTAGGGTCACCCCGCCCTGCTGCTGCGACTTTGCATGCTGAGCTGTGCCAGGGGGGTCCCCACCAGGGCCTCTCCCTCT GTCAGTTCCAGGACTTCTCCCTCCACGATCCGCTCCACGGGAAGCTCTTCAGCACCTATCTGCGCCCCTCCCAGAAACCACATGCCTCatccccaggcacccccactgcTCTGGCCAACGGGACTGTGCAAGCTCCCAAGCAGAAGGGCGACTGA